In one window of Meiothermus sp. DNA:
- the mgsA gene encoding methylglyoxal synthase gives MKVLALIAHDGKKTDMVSFAKDHKDLLSRFPLVATGTTGRLLQEKAGLNVTCMLSGPLGGDQQIGAMIAEDKVLAVIFLRDPLQAQPHEPDVQALMRVCDVHNVPLATNLTAAEAVLAWLQSDLSANERQVGQ, from the coding sequence ATGAAGGTACTGGCCCTCATTGCTCACGATGGCAAGAAAACCGATATGGTGTCTTTTGCCAAAGACCACAAAGACCTGCTTTCGCGCTTTCCCCTGGTTGCGACCGGTACAACCGGACGACTCTTACAGGAAAAAGCTGGCCTGAACGTGACCTGCATGCTTTCTGGGCCGCTGGGTGGCGACCAGCAGATCGGGGCCATGATTGCAGAGGACAAGGTACTGGCGGTTATTTTCTTGCGTGATCCCCTCCAGGCTCAGCCTCATGAACCGGATGTACAGGCCCTGATGCGGGTCTGTGATGTTCATAACGTTCCCCTGGCAACCAATCTGACAGCCGCCGAGGCCGTGCTGGCCTGGCTCCAGAGTGATTTATCGGCCAATGAGCGGCAGGTCGGTCAGTAG
- a CDS encoding LamG domain-containing protein — protein sequence MKHPKTSPAEILDRFTREVLYGDVIGSASDCGSVRLGIDVEAKISVENGVLRFAPLDTPGWGRQGIAYGPFARRAGLAFGVLMLNGHNNSQTYAEPLSTPPLHLVGGQENSTARIPFKAHFWPQPIRENLAVGWFDQPVPTNPLESGQALVMQGHPRENGRLYAAKVRGLHHLLLGVQNNPIYLLSILREKGVAFYAGSLEGSRNLPALPRLRPLAIDPYSLTAKDLYAGVYQSILGEMGHRIDTRVYGVRVADVPAWQGYGTALLVDPQPQLGRKAAQGGVWQLHGPGMLLQAREAGGLFHVRLTAPASLIWRYHDPGHFLALELKAQEVRLRLQYGLQQYVLAAQPYAGAAQQPHWVQVLDDGKALIITLDGQPLFSEHPILEHRLANEAGVGLVGQAADLEVHPREVELPPELDLGLPWQAKGQTTVFAPYLNHPAEDLLISWEPTLGRANLMPAEGGLRIEAAAGERAVYTMPWDSTHLADLEVEILPPGQSKGQNQQSQAGVCFWQDARHHLVVALHLDDNESSVAAMLRFAGYEDPFDMVWSRVPDLLYHGVPVRLRAVCDGERFQVYLEDEPVLYRALSDIYPGADRLYIRRVGLALSGYGEDTGSIFRSWVARK from the coding sequence ATGAAACACCCCAAGACTTCTCCTGCCGAAATCCTGGATCGCTTTACGCGAGAAGTGTTGTATGGCGATGTTATTGGCAGCGCCAGTGATTGTGGAAGTGTACGTCTGGGGATAGATGTAGAAGCCAAAATCTCGGTGGAGAACGGGGTTTTGCGCTTTGCCCCCCTGGATACGCCAGGCTGGGGCCGCCAGGGAATTGCCTATGGCCCCTTTGCCCGGAGAGCCGGACTGGCCTTTGGGGTCTTGATGCTCAACGGACACAACAACTCACAAACCTATGCCGAGCCCCTGAGCACCCCGCCGCTACACCTTGTTGGCGGCCAGGAGAACTCTACCGCTCGAATTCCATTCAAGGCGCATTTCTGGCCCCAGCCCATCCGGGAAAATCTGGCAGTAGGCTGGTTTGATCAGCCTGTGCCAACCAACCCCCTCGAGTCCGGTCAGGCCCTGGTCATGCAGGGGCATCCCCGTGAGAATGGCCGGCTGTATGCAGCGAAGGTGCGGGGTTTACATCACCTGCTTCTGGGCGTTCAGAACAACCCAATCTATCTGCTTTCGATACTGCGCGAGAAGGGGGTGGCTTTTTATGCCGGTTCGCTCGAGGGCAGCCGCAACCTCCCAGCCCTGCCCAGGCTGCGGCCTTTGGCGATAGACCCTTATAGCCTGACGGCAAAGGATTTATACGCCGGGGTATACCAGTCCATTCTGGGGGAAATGGGGCACCGGATAGACACCCGTGTGTATGGGGTACGGGTAGCCGATGTGCCCGCTTGGCAGGGGTACGGCACAGCCTTGCTGGTCGACCCCCAGCCACAACTGGGGCGCAAGGCGGCTCAGGGTGGGGTGTGGCAACTGCACGGCCCCGGCATGCTTTTGCAAGCGCGAGAAGCCGGAGGGCTGTTTCATGTGCGCCTGACTGCGCCTGCCAGCCTGATCTGGCGTTACCACGACCCAGGGCATTTTCTGGCCCTAGAGCTGAAAGCTCAGGAAGTCCGCTTGCGCTTGCAGTATGGCCTCCAGCAGTATGTGCTGGCTGCCCAGCCCTATGCTGGCGCAGCTCAGCAACCCCACTGGGTGCAGGTGCTGGACGATGGAAAAGCCCTCATCATTACCCTGGACGGCCAGCCCCTCTTTTCCGAACACCCCATCCTCGAGCATCGCCTGGCCAACGAAGCTGGGGTTGGACTGGTTGGACAGGCTGCCGACCTCGAGGTGCATCCACGCGAAGTGGAACTCCCGCCAGAGCTCGATCTGGGACTACCCTGGCAGGCCAAGGGTCAGACCACAGTGTTCGCCCCCTATCTGAACCATCCCGCCGAAGATTTGCTGATATCCTGGGAGCCCACCCTGGGACGTGCAAATTTGATGCCTGCGGAGGGGGGCCTGCGTATCGAAGCGGCTGCGGGAGAACGCGCCGTCTATACCATGCCCTGGGACAGTACCCATCTGGCCGATCTGGAAGTCGAAATTCTTCCTCCAGGCCAGAGTAAGGGGCAAAACCAGCAAAGCCAAGCCGGAGTCTGTTTCTGGCAAGATGCCAGGCATCATCTGGTGGTGGCCTTGCACCTGGACGATAACGAAAGCTCGGTGGCGGCAATGCTGCGTTTTGCCGGTTATGAAGACCCTTTCGACATGGTCTGGAGTCGTGTACCCGATTTGCTTTACCACGGCGTACCGGTGCGTCTTCGAGCGGTTTGCGATGGCGAACGGTTTCAGGTCTACCTTGAAGACGAACCTGTACTGTACCGGGCGCTGAGCGACATTTACCCCGGAGCCGATCGCCTATACATCCGGCGGGTAGGGCTTGCTTTGAGTGGCTATGGAGAAGATACCGGTAGTATTTTCCGCTCCTGGGTCGCGCGCAAGTAG
- a CDS encoding methyltransferase C-terminal domain-containing protein: MKKVKTCRSCGSGELVPFLSLGRLPLSSTVGADQLASPEERRSLEVGFCKRCSLVQLMGDAAEDSPAPAQPEQEGLLERLMHSYRLGSHHLVLALEGSSLELMRQLMQAGVRVVYLEPHPERSKAASSKGIPTRHKRLDRHYTHLLREEGLQADVVLVNQLLTYSSDLNGLLESLVVVLKDTGSVVMELPYVRALLEARQFEHFTYQQQHYFSVSALHALVRRHGLWLQRVEPLSEDYLRYYLGKTRQAESSVGWYMEEEQALGLGGAAYYLEFASRIAAVREALMALLTELRARGRRVAAYGANAQGTALLNYVGLGREVIDFVVDSDASKQGRYIAGVHVPIYGDHKLLEEQPDYLLLLSHQPGEMASRYPEYLKRGGKFIVALPYPDILNTPLGHKIQIGT; the protein is encoded by the coding sequence ATGAAGAAAGTCAAGACGTGTCGCTCGTGCGGGTCGGGAGAATTGGTGCCCTTTCTCAGCTTGGGAAGGCTACCCCTCTCCAGCACTGTGGGCGCCGATCAGCTTGCCAGCCCCGAAGAACGGCGCAGCCTCGAGGTGGGCTTTTGCAAGCGCTGTAGCCTGGTTCAGCTCATGGGCGACGCTGCTGAGGATTCTCCGGCCCCTGCTCAGCCGGAGCAGGAGGGGTTGCTCGAGCGGCTGATGCACAGCTATCGGCTGGGCTCACACCACCTGGTACTGGCCCTGGAGGGCAGCAGCCTAGAGCTGATGCGTCAGTTAATGCAGGCGGGGGTGCGAGTGGTATATCTCGAGCCCCATCCAGAGCGCAGCAAAGCGGCTTCCAGCAAAGGCATTCCCACCCGACATAAGCGCCTTGATCGCCACTATACCCACCTGCTGCGCGAGGAAGGTCTGCAAGCCGATGTGGTGCTGGTCAATCAACTGCTTACTTATAGCAGCGACCTCAACGGGCTGCTCGAAAGCCTCGTGGTGGTGCTCAAGGATACGGGCTCGGTGGTGATGGAACTGCCCTATGTGCGGGCGTTGCTCGAGGCCCGGCAGTTCGAGCACTTTACCTACCAACAGCAACACTATTTCTCGGTCAGTGCCTTGCACGCACTGGTGCGCCGTCACGGCTTGTGGCTCCAGCGGGTCGAACCACTCTCGGAGGACTATCTGCGCTACTACCTGGGCAAGACCCGTCAGGCCGAATCCTCGGTTGGCTGGTATATGGAGGAAGAGCAGGCCCTGGGCCTGGGCGGGGCCGCCTATTACCTCGAGTTTGCCTCCCGCATCGCCGCTGTGCGCGAAGCCTTGATGGCTCTACTGACCGAACTACGGGCCCGTGGCCGAAGGGTGGCCGCCTACGGAGCCAATGCCCAGGGCACGGCCCTTCTCAACTATGTTGGGCTTGGTCGCGAGGTAATTGATTTTGTAGTAGATAGCGATGCCAGCAAACAGGGCCGCTACATAGCTGGGGTGCATGTCCCTATCTATGGGGACCACAAGCTGCTCGAAGAACAACCCGACTATCTGCTCCTGCTCAGCCATCAACCCGGCGAGATGGCCAGCCGATACCCGGAGTATTTAAAACGGGGGGGCAAGTTTATCGTTGCCCTACCCTACCCCGACATTCTGAACACGCCCCTCGGGCATAAAATTCAAATTGGTACTTGA
- a CDS encoding cysteine desulfurase, which translates to MAIVTPQAIRQDFPLLMQRPDLVYLNSAATSQKPEVVIETISRYYRELNASIHRGAYTLSMQASEVYEQARRTLARFIGADEREVIFLRNTTEALNLVAYAWGLRNLRPGDEILLTEMEHHANLVPWHLICEHTGARIKAIPLGPDGRLELEALDALLTQRVKLVSVMHVSNVLGTVNPVAQIAQAAKAVGALVVVDGAQSAPHMPIDVRALGADFYAFSGHKMLGPTGVGVLWGRYEALETLAPFLGGGSMIREVYLERSTYAAPPQRFEAGTPAVAEAIGLAAAAEYLMNLGMDRVWQHELELAAYALKRLDEELPEVRTFGPRGPDRGGVIPFVLGGIHAHDVATALDQYGIAVRAGHHCAQPLHRKLGVPATVRASFYVYTAQEDIDRFIEALKKVRDFFKDWL; encoded by the coding sequence ATGGCCATTGTCACACCCCAAGCCATTCGCCAGGATTTTCCGCTTCTGATGCAGCGTCCCGACCTGGTCTATCTCAACTCAGCGGCCACCAGCCAGAAACCCGAAGTGGTTATCGAAACGATCTCGCGCTACTACCGGGAGCTCAATGCCAGCATCCACCGGGGGGCCTACACCCTGTCGATGCAGGCCAGCGAAGTCTATGAGCAGGCCCGCCGTACCCTGGCCCGCTTTATTGGGGCCGATGAGCGCGAGGTTATTTTTTTGCGTAACACCACCGAGGCCCTCAACCTGGTGGCCTATGCCTGGGGGCTTCGCAACTTACGGCCCGGCGACGAGATTCTGCTGACCGAGATGGAGCACCACGCCAACCTGGTACCCTGGCATCTGATCTGTGAGCATACAGGGGCCCGCATCAAGGCCATTCCGCTGGGGCCGGATGGCCGTCTGGAGCTCGAGGCTCTGGATGCCCTCCTCACCCAGCGGGTCAAGCTGGTGAGTGTAATGCACGTGTCCAATGTGCTGGGTACGGTCAATCCGGTGGCCCAAATTGCTCAGGCGGCCAAAGCCGTGGGGGCCCTGGTGGTGGTAGATGGGGCCCAGTCCGCCCCTCATATGCCCATAGATGTGCGGGCACTGGGAGCCGATTTCTACGCTTTTTCCGGGCATAAGATGCTGGGGCCCACTGGGGTTGGGGTGCTGTGGGGCCGCTACGAGGCGCTGGAAACCCTGGCCCCCTTTTTAGGGGGTGGCAGCATGATTCGAGAGGTATATCTAGAGCGCTCCACCTATGCAGCACCTCCCCAGCGCTTCGAGGCCGGAACCCCGGCGGTAGCCGAGGCCATTGGGTTGGCGGCGGCTGCAGAGTACCTGATGAACCTGGGCATGGACAGGGTATGGCAGCACGAACTCGAGCTGGCCGCCTACGCCCTAAAGCGCCTGGACGAAGAGCTGCCCGAGGTGCGCACCTTTGGTCCAAGGGGCCCCGACCGGGGCGGGGTGATTCCTTTTGTGCTGGGCGGCATTCACGCCCACGACGTGGCCACAGCCCTCGACCAGTACGGCATTGCCGTGCGGGCCGGGCACCACTGCGCCCAGCCCCTGCACCGCAAGCTGGGCGTACCCGCAACGGTGCGGGCCAGTTTTTATGTCTATACCGCCCAGGAAGACATAGACCGCTTTATCGAGGCGCTGAAGAAGGTGCGTGACTTCTTCAAGGACTGGCTCTGA
- a CDS encoding ABC transporter ATP-binding protein, translating into MRPALQTSSSASRRDFRQLGRLLGYTRPYRLGLLLAGLSSLVSTGFFLAFPQLVSRMLDASIFQQGNLAQIDRYTLLLVMVFAGQALFSGLQNYLFARSGEGVVADLRRHLFSHLLSLSPRFFENHKTGDITSRLTSDVATVQGVVSNALVQLFTTPLMFAATLSILFWTNWKLSSFILAVVPLVILVAIVLGRIIRRLSKAFQDKVAEANARAEESISGIRVVQSFTAEKLEAERYSQLIGESYRTALRRALVSSGLSGVVFFTIFSALGLIFWYGGRLVSLGEITPGQLVSFILYAFNVAASVGTLAGIWSQVQSALGASSRIFELLDTPPDLKEPENPIPLTAVRGEVQLENVHFAYDDRGEVLRGVSLTAPPGQVVALVGPSGAGKSSLIALIPRFYDVTEGRITLDGVDIRQLRLQDLRRHIALVPQETLLFSGSIEDNIRYGNPQASQAEVIEAAKAANAHAFIQEFPQGYQTLVGERGVKLSGGQRQRIAIARALLKNPRILILDEATSSLDSESEALVQEALDKLMQGRTTFVIAHRLSTVRNADRIVVLDKGQVVQQGTHEELLAQGGLYKDLYELQFREEVPMV; encoded by the coding sequence ATGCGACCTGCATTACAAACATCTTCATCGGCCTCGAGGCGCGATTTCCGCCAGCTTGGCCGCCTATTGGGCTATACCCGCCCCTACCGCCTGGGCCTGCTGCTGGCTGGCCTGTCGAGCCTCGTCTCCACCGGTTTTTTTCTGGCCTTCCCACAGCTGGTTAGCCGGATGCTGGACGCCTCGATTTTCCAGCAGGGCAACCTGGCCCAGATTGACCGCTACACCCTGCTGCTGGTGATGGTTTTTGCCGGCCAGGCCCTATTCTCTGGCTTGCAAAACTACCTTTTTGCTCGCTCGGGCGAGGGGGTGGTGGCCGACCTGCGCCGCCACCTGTTCAGCCATCTGCTAAGCCTCTCGCCACGTTTTTTCGAGAACCACAAAACTGGCGACATCACCAGCCGCTTGACCTCGGACGTGGCCACGGTGCAGGGCGTGGTCTCCAACGCCCTGGTTCAGCTTTTCACCACCCCGCTGATGTTTGCCGCCACCTTGAGCATATTGTTCTGGACCAACTGGAAGCTCTCGAGCTTTATCCTGGCGGTAGTTCCCCTGGTCATTCTGGTGGCCATCGTGCTGGGACGCATCATCCGGCGGCTCAGCAAGGCCTTCCAGGACAAAGTAGCCGAGGCCAACGCCCGCGCCGAGGAGTCCATTAGCGGCATCCGGGTCGTGCAGTCGTTTACCGCCGAGAAGCTCGAGGCCGAGCGCTACAGCCAGCTCATCGGCGAGTCGTACCGTACCGCCCTACGGCGGGCGCTGGTTTCTTCCGGCCTCAGTGGGGTGGTATTTTTTACCATTTTCAGCGCCCTGGGCCTCATCTTCTGGTACGGCGGGCGGCTGGTCTCGCTGGGCGAGATTACCCCAGGGCAGCTGGTCTCCTTCATCCTGTATGCCTTTAACGTGGCCGCCAGCGTGGGTACCCTGGCGGGCATCTGGAGCCAGGTACAAAGCGCCCTGGGGGCCAGCAGCCGGATTTTCGAGCTGCTGGATACCCCGCCCGACCTGAAAGAACCCGAAAACCCCATTCCCCTAACCGCGGTGCGGGGCGAGGTGCAGCTGGAGAACGTGCACTTTGCCTATGACGACCGCGGCGAGGTCTTGCGCGGGGTCAGTCTGACTGCTCCCCCAGGCCAGGTGGTGGCCCTGGTAGGCCCCAGCGGAGCGGGTAAAAGCAGCCTGATTGCCCTGATCCCGCGCTTTTACGATGTGACCGAGGGCCGCATTACCCTGGATGGAGTGGACATCCGCCAGCTACGGCTTCAGGACTTGCGCCGGCACATTGCGCTGGTGCCCCAGGAAACCCTGCTCTTTTCAGGTTCCATCGAGGACAACATCCGCTACGGCAACCCCCAGGCCAGCCAGGCCGAGGTTATCGAGGCCGCCAAAGCCGCCAATGCCCACGCATTTATCCAGGAATTCCCCCAGGGCTACCAAACCCTGGTGGGCGAGCGCGGGGTCAAACTTTCGGGCGGGCAGCGCCAGCGCATCGCCATTGCCCGGGCCTTGCTGAAAAACCCCCGCATCTTAATTCTGGACGAGGCCACCAGCTCGCTCGACTCGGAGTCCGAGGCCCTGGTACAAGAAGCCCTGGACAAGCTTATGCAGGGCCGCACCACTTTTGTGATTGCGCACCGACTTTCCACCGTGCGCAATGCCGACCGGATTGTGGTACTGGACAAAGGTCAGGTGGTGCAGCAGGGCACCCACGAAGAGCTGCTGGCCCAGGGGGGGCTTTACAAAGATCTCTACGAGCTACAGTTCCGTGAAGAAGTGCCCATGGTCTGA
- the sufU gene encoding Fe-S cluster assembly sulfur transfer protein SufU, whose product MSLLEELYKEIILRHYKSPHNYGPLDSANVRVMGDNPSCGDQIELMVLTDGENIADLRFRGQGCAISQASASLMTDLVKGKTWLEALALEQQFKAMVVDGAAPTPELGDLAALSGVHKLAARVKCATLAWNALEQAAHQVGALSREPKD is encoded by the coding sequence ATGAGCCTTCTGGAGGAGCTGTACAAAGAGATTATCCTGCGCCACTACAAATCGCCCCACAACTATGGCCCCTTAGACTCGGCCAATGTGCGGGTGATGGGCGACAACCCCTCCTGCGGCGACCAGATTGAACTAATGGTTTTGACCGACGGGGAGAACATCGCAGACCTGCGCTTTCGCGGACAGGGCTGTGCCATCTCCCAGGCCTCGGCCTCGCTGATGACCGATCTGGTCAAGGGTAAAACCTGGCTCGAGGCGCTGGCCCTGGAACAGCAGTTCAAGGCCATGGTTGTGGACGGCGCGGCCCCCACGCCAGAACTGGGCGATCTGGCGGCACTGTCCGGGGTGCACAAGCTAGCGGCCCGGGTCAAGTGTGCGACCTTAGCCTGGAACGCCCTGGAACAAGCGGCCCACCAAGTGGGCGCGCTGTCCCGCGAGCCCAAAGATTAG
- the folE2 gene encoding GTP cyclohydrolase FolE2, whose protein sequence is MLAEKESPLLSYDNKQILDLPLPKLDKNGGKKAYLFRNTDGAEPVITRYYDPHFQPDDAYKASLPDMTETVDSVEGANVAIQQVGISGFKLPLKFATPRGEALTLEARVTGTVSLQADLKGINMSRIIRTFYSRKEEVFSLDTLAQVVQDYRRDLDSLSARVKVAFSYPMLVSALRSGLEGYQYYSGSYEALVEENGTIRRFVELDFVYSSACPCSAELAEHARDNRGAYAIPHSQRSKARIKVEVAPDTSLHLEDLIQHAREALKTETQVMVKREDEQAFAELNGAYVKFVEDAARLVYEQLIADPRILDFQVACSHQESLHSHDAVSVIARGVPGGFRADFNDFSTLLC, encoded by the coding sequence TTGCTGGCGGAAAAGGAGTCCCCCTTGCTTAGCTACGACAACAAGCAAATCCTCGATCTACCCCTTCCCAAACTGGACAAAAACGGCGGCAAAAAAGCCTATCTCTTCCGTAACACCGACGGTGCGGAGCCCGTCATTACCCGTTACTACGACCCCCACTTCCAACCCGACGACGCCTACAAGGCCAGCCTGCCCGACATGACCGAGACCGTGGACTCGGTCGAGGGGGCCAATGTGGCCATCCAGCAGGTCGGTATCTCCGGCTTCAAGCTGCCGCTCAAGTTTGCCACGCCACGGGGCGAAGCCCTGACCCTCGAGGCCCGCGTGACCGGCACGGTCTCGCTCCAGGCCGACCTCAAGGGCATCAACATGAGCCGGATTATTCGCACCTTTTACAGCCGCAAAGAGGAGGTCTTCAGCCTAGACACCCTGGCCCAGGTAGTGCAGGACTACCGACGCGACCTAGATAGCTTGAGCGCGCGGGTCAAGGTGGCCTTTAGCTACCCCATGCTGGTTTCTGCCCTTCGCTCTGGGCTGGAAGGCTATCAGTATTATAGCGGTAGCTACGAAGCCTTAGTCGAAGAAAACGGCACCATTCGGCGCTTTGTGGAGCTCGACTTTGTATATTCCTCGGCCTGCCCCTGCTCCGCCGAGCTGGCCGAACACGCCCGCGACAACCGGGGGGCCTATGCCATTCCCCACAGCCAGCGCTCCAAGGCCCGCATCAAGGTGGAAGTGGCCCCCGATACCTCGCTGCACCTGGAAGACCTGATCCAGCACGCCCGCGAGGCTCTCAAAACCGAGACTCAGGTCATGGTGAAGCGAGAAGACGAACAGGCCTTCGCCGAGCTCAACGGGGCTTACGTGAAGTTTGTGGAGGATGCTGCCCGGCTGGTCTACGAGCAACTCATAGCCGACCCACGCATTCTAGACTTCCAGGTGGCCTGCTCGCACCAGGAAAGCCTTCATTCCCACGACGCCGTCTCGGTAATCGCCAGGGGCGTACCCGGCGGATTCCGCGCCGATTTCAACGACTTCAGCACCCTGCTTTGTTAG
- the tmpR gene encoding bifunctional dihydropteridine reductase/dihydrofolate reductase TmpR codes for MSKVALVTGSAKGIGRAILLALAEKGFDVAVHYRSSESEAERTRQEALERGVQAIKVAADVTLIQEAEGLIHSVAEQLGGLQVLVNNVGNYLKKPVETLSPEEWHAMLDSNLNAPFYLTQAALPYLCKSGYGRIVNIGFAGAQNLLARPDITPYVIAKTGLIIYSKSLAQRLAALGVTVNVVSPGVAENSVSKPLKDIPMGRLAELEELARAVLFFVDEANGYLTGQVLEVAGGWNL; via the coding sequence ATGAGCAAGGTTGCCCTGGTAACGGGCTCGGCCAAAGGCATCGGGCGGGCTATCTTGCTTGCGCTGGCAGAAAAGGGCTTTGATGTGGCCGTTCACTATCGCAGCAGCGAGAGCGAAGCCGAGCGCACCCGCCAGGAGGCCCTGGAGCGAGGGGTGCAGGCCATCAAGGTAGCGGCGGATGTCACCCTGATACAGGAAGCAGAGGGCCTGATTCATAGTGTAGCCGAACAACTCGGCGGATTGCAGGTGCTTGTCAACAACGTGGGGAATTACCTCAAAAAACCCGTTGAAACGCTGAGCCCCGAAGAGTGGCACGCCATGCTGGACTCCAACCTAAACGCGCCTTTTTACCTGACCCAGGCGGCCCTCCCCTACCTGTGCAAATCCGGCTACGGGCGAATAGTCAATATCGGCTTCGCGGGTGCACAAAACCTGCTGGCCCGACCGGATATCACCCCCTACGTGATTGCCAAAACCGGCCTCATCATCTACAGCAAGTCGCTGGCCCAGCGCTTAGCCGCTCTGGGGGTAACGGTAAACGTGGTCTCGCCGGGGGTGGCCGAGAACTCCGTCTCCAAACCGCTAAAGGACATCCCCATGGGCCGCCTGGCCGAGCTCGAGGAGCTGGCTCGCGCAGTCTTGTTCTTTGTGGACGAGGCCAATGGCTATCTGACCGGACAGGTTCTGGAGGTTGCTGGTGGATGGAATCTTTAG
- a CDS encoding ImmA/IrrE family metallo-endopeptidase, with amino-acid sequence MNLRPKVIALAQGYRKAHAPLTPERLAGGIGASLSYSKLPEGKFGALVPEQNHILVDQDSPPKRQRFTLAHEVMHVLIQQDDDLLSDLHEAYEGQELEKELEALCNLGAAEMLLPGEVVDAALAKKGQSPQLIPELAELHQVSEEVVIIALAERGPTPSIVLMAGSKPLRVYFSAKHPRIQGRLSRGAGFRRNDPLVIAFETGLPQKTKAALPNHAVLYTLEAYPKGGRVYAVYKELQN; translated from the coding sequence ATGAATCTAAGACCCAAGGTAATCGCACTGGCCCAGGGCTACCGCAAGGCCCATGCCCCCCTCACGCCCGAACGGCTGGCCGGGGGCATTGGGGCAAGCCTTTCTTATAGCAAGCTGCCGGAGGGCAAGTTTGGGGCGCTGGTGCCGGAACAAAATCATATTTTGGTTGATCAGGACTCCCCGCCCAAACGCCAGCGCTTTACCCTGGCCCACGAGGTGATGCACGTGCTGATCCAGCAGGACGACGACCTGCTCTCCGACCTGCACGAGGCCTACGAGGGCCAAGAGCTGGAAAAGGAGCTCGAGGCCCTGTGCAACCTGGGGGCCGCCGAGATGCTCCTGCCCGGCGAGGTGGTGGACGCAGCCCTGGCCAAAAAGGGCCAGAGCCCCCAGCTTATACCCGAACTGGCCGAGTTACACCAGGTCTCGGAAGAGGTGGTCATCATCGCGCTGGCTGAACGCGGCCCCACCCCTTCCATCGTATTAATGGCCGGCAGCAAGCCGCTGCGGGTCTATTTCAGCGCCAAGCACCCCCGCATCCAGGGCCGACTAAGCCGGGGCGCCGGTTTTCGCCGCAACGACCCCCTGGTAATAGCCTTCGAGACCGGCCTGCCGCAAAAAACCAAAGCCGCCCTCCCCAACCACGCCGTGCTGTACACCCTCGAGGCCTATCCCAAAGGCGGGCGGGTCTATGCGGTCTACAAGGAGTTGCAGAATTAG
- a CDS encoding GyrI-like domain-containing protein yields MDKPVRTRESGFFVAGYEVRTSLALEQNPQTAKIPALWEKIERGELELLIPKRLAKGKPFGVYYNYAPAGSFSVLLGYQVMGQDDVPPGLSGLNVPGGWYLMFTAPGASPARVAQTWQHIRAYFAQSGAPQRAYTFDYEVYENSQRVSIFVAIR; encoded by the coding sequence ATGGACAAGCCCGTTCGTACCCGCGAGTCTGGTTTTTTTGTTGCGGGCTACGAGGTTCGCACCAGCCTGGCCCTGGAGCAAAACCCCCAGACTGCTAAAATCCCGGCCCTGTGGGAAAAAATCGAGCGCGGCGAGCTCGAGCTGCTGATACCCAAGCGCCTGGCCAAGGGTAAGCCCTTTGGGGTTTACTATAACTACGCCCCAGCGGGTTCATTCTCCGTGCTGCTGGGCTACCAGGTGATGGGACAAGATGACGTTCCACCCGGCCTGAGCGGGCTAAATGTGCCGGGGGGCTGGTATTTGATGTTTACTGCGCCAGGCGCCAGTCCAGCCCGAGTCGCACAGACCTGGCAACACATCCGGGCCTATTTTGCTCAGTCCGGCGCACCCCAGAGGGCCTACACCTTCGATTACGAGGTGTACGAAAACAGCCAGCGGGTCTCGATTTTTGTGGCCATTAGATAG
- a CDS encoding helix-turn-helix domain-containing protein has product MTLAERLRELRTQQGWRLKDLSEKSGLSVPYLSDLERGRTNPSLDTLQTLAGSYNVTVNDLLAPVDFYGERTEASLPRGLAELIADPTLGAEITPEWQRTLARIELRGKRPESKRDWYEIFLHLKRVLEG; this is encoded by the coding sequence ATGACATTAGCCGAACGTCTTCGCGAACTGCGCACCCAGCAGGGCTGGCGCCTAAAGGATTTGTCCGAGAAGAGTGGGCTTTCCGTGCCCTATTTGTCCGACCTCGAGCGGGGCCGCACCAACCCCTCCCTCGACACCCTGCAAACCCTGGCCGGCTCCTACAACGTAACGGTTAACGATCTGCTGGCACCAGTGGACTTCTACGGTGAGCGTACCGAAGCCTCGCTGCCCAGGGGCCTGGCCGAGCTGATTGCCGACCCCACCCTGGGGGCCGAGATCACCCCAGAGTGGCAGCGCACCCTGGCTCGCATCGAGCTGCGCGGCAAGCGCCCGGAGTCGAAGCGCGACTGGTACGAAATCTTCCTGCATCTGAAGCGGGTGCTGGAAGGGTAG